The following is a genomic window from Malus sylvestris chromosome 7, drMalSylv7.2, whole genome shotgun sequence.
gggtagccatgacctactgctaggtgtcactcatggcttgtagaagccctaaaggtgtataatcactaaagggagaattgaaagtaagtttcaattcacaatcgatttgaagagttctaatagCCCATTGCCTTctctaaaaggaacctaatggattgcaCACCATGTAAAGTAATGATTGAAGGAAATAATAAacatgagtaaggacaattcaatagtttaattgtatatggctaggattaattaaaagttaattaatCAAGAATGAAAGGTTTGTTTTAGgccttaagttagttttgggtttcgggaCTCAAAAGGGTTTTGGTCCATAAGGCACATAGGGTTTAAGTtgtgtgacaactaaaacaaaagggGTAATTAACCCACTAACAATAGGGAGGCCGGCCATGTTTAGAGAGGGAgtggttttggacttattacaagtttgccactccaatgaatataGGTATAAAAGtaactttatagccttttcttgtATGGGGTTTTTCTTtgaggaaagatgagagaacaCATGCTCTCTCTTTCTGCTAGCATTTTGTTCTTCCATGGTCATTCATCTTTTTCCTCAACCATTCTTAGTGTCGGAACTTAGAAGTCTCCAACTTTGGGGACTTTTGGATAACCCattcatccatccatatccaagaagtCATGAAGCCAAGAAGCAAATTCCTCAGTCCATATCCATGGAGCTAAGGATAAAGGAGACAAAGGAAAGAAGACCCTCACTTGGGTGAATATCCTTTGCAAAACAAAgtggtgcttcaaaggtataaaagtttctcaattcctttctttaagatttgagttgagtctgaGGTAACTACAACTGCTAGGCTTTTAatggtttaagttttgttttaaagtgcatAGAAACATGCTTCCGCCATTTAATCGTTAAATGCATGTATTATGTTGCTTAATGAACTTAGTTTTtcacaaattttccttcaatttaAGAGGtatagaacaaattaatatagtaGGTAATgtattaaatttaaataatgtaGATCTACAAGATTGGGAAAAAACAATAGAGAGATGGGACTCCCCATGTCATGTTAGGGGTGCAATTTGAAACAGTGTTTCCAATTCTACAAGCTGAAAATTCCATAAAGAATTCTATTATTTACTCGAGCTATAAGCCCCTTGTATATAACTGAAACTTATTAATCAAGACTAATTAACTATGTATGATATTATTTAACTTTTAGGCATTTGGGTTTGAGAAatggtggtgctatccacactcTCTTTTACCTTCTACACattccatgtttattttttgtcctTTAATCCTCTTCAATTTATTCAATTCTCAACAATCGAAGATTGAGAGAAGTATGTGGAGGTAGAAATGAGTGTGTGGAAAGTAAAATTTCCAAATCCAACTATTTTTAGAAATTTGGAATGTAAATTGGAATGCATTTTGGGGATTCCTATAATTCCAAATTTTTCCAGAATGTTTCAAActtattcaaacaaaaaaagttcCGAAACATTTCGACCTTTTATAGTTATTTACTCAGATTATTGCATTTTGTAATCAAttgttatattttattattagtttTGGATACCTTTTgttcattattattatattatttaacatACATTCTCATATACTATATattaaagaaataataataaattgcaTGTATAAAAAAGTTCGAGAATATTCAAAGACATATAAATTATGTGAACTTAACCTAAACTAAAAAACATACCATAAAAggaccaaataaaaaatcaagagAAATACCAAGTGTGAatggaaacaaaataaaaaaatcaaactttCTCAGGGCAGTTTAAGATTGTTGTGCTTCTTAAAATCATTGCTTCTGTTGTGTTTTAAGAATAATCAATTATTAAATAAAGTAGTTGAACATTTAGTAAATTGTATATGGTAATAAGGTTGTTGACGACAATGGTAATAGTGGCGACGCAGTGGTGGGGTGTAATGGTAACAATGATTCTAGGGATGATAGCGACGACGGTGGCGTTAGTTGTGGTTGTAGTTATAATGGTTGCGGTAATGAAGGTGGCGACTTTGTTCTCCAAGAAATGAAATAAATGTATAATGATATGTAATATTATTTGTAAAAACTAATAAAGGTGTTACAAGAAAGactcaactttttttatttttattaaaagcaaTCTACAATCTGCTTTTTAAAACTGCTCTACGAAGACGGTTACTTTTGAaaggcaaaagaaaaaggaggagagaaaagagagaaagtaaataaaataataaataaataaaaaacaaaaaacaaaacaaagaggaggagagaaagaagagagagaaagtaaagGGCAAAAATAGAAGGGGCCCTGTCCTGGGGACTAGACTTTGGAGAGACATACCCTCTGTCTCCGTCTGCTGCTCTGCTGCTCTGCTGCGTGCGTGCCTCACAAAAATTGTGAGAAAATcgaaaaacaaactcaaaatgcATCAGAAAACAGCAAGTAGCAAAACGCAGTAGAGCAAGAGAAGAGAGGATTACTAGAACGAGATACTTTTGAAAACaagtttttcaattcaatttctatgAATCCTCACAAAACAGAAGATCTCTTCCACCATCATTTCCACCACAGCCACCATGATCTGGGCCCACCTTCCCACCAGATCATGGAATCCCATCCCTCCATTTCACTCCCTTCAGACGACGTCGTCCTCCACGACCCCGTCTTCCCCCTCCCCCCGGAAATCGACCTCTTCCgctccccctcctcctccccctCCCACTCCTCCGACGAGAACGACGACGTCTCGAACCCTAACCCCAAATCCGACCCCAAATCCCAGCCCATCTACATCTCCCCGGAGCCCCACATCTCCTCCCAGTTCTACACCTTCAACCCGGAGTCTCATTCCCTCATGATCAGGTGCATCCTCGACGCCCGTCTCGCCACCCCCGCCGAGATCCGCGCCGCCACGCCCCGCCCTGTCCTCAAGTCCTGGCGCGCCGTCTGGAAGGACCGCAACGAGGACACCGCCTACGTCACCGCCTGGAAGCGCATCCAGGACAAGCTCGCCGCCCACGTCGACCAAAACGGTAACGAATTCTTGTGTTTCAAGAACAATAATCAGCAATTCGTTTCTCACATTAATCAGTGGCAAGACATTGTTATGAGTTTCCATAGCGATGCCGATTTGAAGCATTTAGGGTTGAAGGAAACCATTGATAGGATTAAGCAGGTTTGGACTGTAGGTGCTAAGTTTTATGGAATTCCTGAGAGTTACATTAGGGTTTGTGTTGCTGCATGCCCCGTTTGCTCCACGGACAGTTCGGGGCTTGCCGGGAGGGGCAAACGCCGGCGGTTTGAGTATACCGAGTCTTTTGATGTTCCTGCTAAAGAGGTGCCCACTAGGCTTCAGCAATTGGCTGCTAAGCATAAGGTGGTTCTTTGTATAAGGCAGAAGTACATCAGGTATAAGCCCTTTATGGCTGAGGTTAAGGACTATGCTTGTCATAGGGCCGGGGAGCCCGTGGCGAAGAAGTCCAAGATTTTGAAGAGGGAGCCGTATGCTTCAAAGAGGTGTGGGTGCGGGTTTCGGATTAGGGCCATTGTTCCGATTACGAATTACAATGAAAGGGACAAGACTTTTGTGTATCAGGAGGAGGGGGTGGCAGTGTTTAAGCTGTATGCTGTGCATTCAGGGCATGAGCCGGGTCCTTTGGACGGAAATGCGAGGATTATGCATCGGGTTGTGGGGCACAAAGGTGGGATTTTTATGGATCAGGATACTGTGTATGGGGTCAGTGAGGAATTGGACAATGATGGGTTTGGATTGTTCGGGAAGGATGAGGGGGACATGCAGTTTTTAGTGATGCAGCAGGTGCAGGAATTGAGAGCTGAAGTTGGGCTTTTAGAAGAGAAAATTGTGAAAATACCGCAGGAGCTTTTGAGTTCAGTGTCTCGAGATTTGTTTGATCTCGTGAATAAAGTTAGACAAGTAGGAGAGGAGAGTTCAAAGCCAATGGATTTGCTACACGATAAGACGCTTGCAGGTGATATTTTGGTTGGGGATAATGATTTGGCCCATTGGAGTGATCACCATCATGAACGTTTATATGGAGATGGCAAGGACGCTGATTTGattgaggatgatgaagacaGTTTTGGGCGAACTCTTGGGGATGGTGTCCCTTGGGAGCAGCTGAGGGAAGACTGCAGGACTCCGAAAGATCTGATCGGTGACCCTTGTAAGCCCGAAAAGTGGTTGAAGTGCAGTGAATTTGATGAGAAGAGCATGCTTGATTGCGAGGATACTAAACTAACCAAGTCTTTAAGACATGATGAGGGTATAGGGGCAGATGTAGGTCTTGTTGGTATACAGGTCGATAGCTTCTATCAAGCGAATTCGAAATGGTTTGATTCTCCTTGTGGGTTGGACCCAGCTGCAGATTGTGGGGATAATACATTCAGGAATGGGGAGATTGTTTAGTCCCTTGAAGAGCTGTTTAGGCCTTTCTAACATAGTTATGGGTGTATATTGTCCCTTTCTGAAGCTGGAAGTGGGTTGTACATTTATGTATACAGAAGACTTGGAGCCTCAGACAGACTAGTAGGTTCCTTTACTTTGTGTTGTTCTGTAAAGTATAGCCGATGGGGCTTCTGCACATAACTTATTCATAACTATTTGTTAACCATGTTCTGGGTATTCATAATTTTCAGATTGGTTTTATAGCTCATACGGCTAGGACATCACCGTTTGTTAAAGTTCTGTATGATTAATGTACTCGTATTTCGACCTCTGTTGTTATTGAATTTATCATTCTCTGCAAAGTGtgcctcccccccccccctccccccctcccctctctctctctctctctctctctctctctctctctctggtgtTTATAGTCCTCTGCATCCGAAAGCACTCCATCCACTCACCTTACATTCTTCAAACTGCACCCGTACGTTCCACATAGTTACCACTCTACATGTTTGCATAAACGTAAGTTGTGTGATTAATTATGAAGGTTTTACAGCTTTGATTTCTCGGATCAAATTGCATTGGAGGATAGTGTGATTGACAAACCTATAATGTTAAATGTCATGCAAATTTGTGATTTGGTctgtcattttctttgtttaatgGTTTGAGTATATTCCAGAAGTTGTTTAGTGCTGGAAAGTGGATCTGGGTGGACGGTTCTTGATCATTTACAGGACCTGCTTTTTGTTTGTCGATTGTGGGTagttatatacatacatatgccCTTAGTTACTGCCTTTGCTTGGATCATATATCTGCACCTCTAACTGGCCCATGGATGATGCCTTCAGTTTTTGACGGTCTACTGTGCCTCCAACTGCTCTTAATGTCCTCAAGAGTGAAAGCAGCTATGAAGAGCGGCTTTCGTTCTAGCTACGATTGTGGAGATTTACAGTACCAGATACTGAGTTGTGTGTAAATTGGTATGTTTCTCACTTCATCAAGTTCCATTTTTGGTTTTTATGtttactttttggttttttttttttttttttttttttttgtttttttttttggttttgtgttAGAATGAGCTCGCCTATGTGGTTTAGTTTCTAACTTTCTATAGAAATATGGACCCCCAGTTTTAAATCATCATACATTAAGATATCTTGGGCATGATTTATAGTGGGTGTGTTCACTTGAGAGTATTTCCTTATTCCTAGTTATGTCAAACAGGATATGGATTAAGAGTTTAGAGATTTCCAATTGGATATTTCAAATACGATCCGAATTGGATAATCAGATTATATATGGACTTGGGATATGGAATAAGGTTGATCCGATTCGTTTACAAGTCTAATTCATACGCAGAAAGATTCAAATACAGGAAATAAGGCTATTATTGTCATTTCAGTTTTAGAATCCATTTGTTCTTGCTGGACGGGACTAAAATATGAGtgaattttgtatttatttggtCAACAATAGTTAATTTGGTATCATCACCGGTGCTAGCTTGTCGCCATCTCTGATCCTGAAGAGGTTTTTTGCTGTTGTGTTTGGAGCTTTGATATAGAAATTCGAGTTGCGTAATTTCAAAGGTTTGGAATCTGGAAGTTGATCTGGAATCTTGAAGGTGATCTGCATCGTGAATCAGGTGAATTCGTCTATTTGTTGTGATTATGTGATTCAGTATATTGTTTGTTTTCTGAAGCTGTGATTTCTTGATTTGGTGTGTTAAAGATTTGTTTCATATGAATTGAAGATTTGGGATTTTTGTTAGAATTTTGATGTGTTGTTCCaagaaagtgtcattctttctaGATTTATCTTGGAGTATCATTCTCTAGGATTTGTGATTCTGCTGAAGATTAAGGTTTGTACTTTGGAAGAAGAAAGTATCATTTTTTGGTGAATCTTGGAGTGTTATTCTAATATTCTCTCTTGGAGTATCAGTCTCCTTGATTAAGTGTATTTTGCTGTGATCTGAATTGATTGAATTCATTTCAATGGCATCTTCATCATTTAGAGTGGAGAATTTGTTGGGTATGCTTACTATAAAACTCAGAGATGATAATTTTGCAAAATGGGCATTTCAATTCCAGTAAGTTCTTACAGGGTACAAACTCTTTGGTCATTTTGATGGCACAACTGTGTGTCCACCAAAATTTGTAGTAAGTACAAAAGTTGGAATAACAAAGGAGGTTACTACAACTTTTCTTGAATGGGAGTCAACTGATATGGCCCTTATCAATCTGTTACTTGCTACATTAACAGATGAAGCAATGGATCCATATGTTCTTGGTTGTAGGACTACTTTTGAAGCATGGTCAAATTTTATTGAAAGATATGCTTCTATTTCTATATCTAGGGTCAATCATTTGAAGACTGAACTGCATACAATTCAAAAAGGCATAGATTGATAAGTATTTGTTGAGATTGAAAGCTAACTATTGTGGGGGAAACAATTACTGAAAATGATATTATGATTGTTGGCTTGGCTGGTCTACTTAAGGAATATGCTGTTATTCAAACTGTAATCTTGGCAAGGGAGTCCTTAATTACTCTGAGAGAATTTCGAGCACAATTGCTTGGTGCCTAAAAGGAAATTGAAGGAGAAATGAATTTGTTATCTCAGAATATGTCAACTCTTTTTGTTCAAGGTTCTAATTCTGGTCAAAGTTCTGGTTCTGGTCCTACAATGTATGGTCAAGGGTCTGGCTCTTCAAATGCACATCTTCCTCTAATCCTCAGGGCCATAATCACATTCCTACTACCACATGGGGTACTATCATTCAACAACCACATGGTTCGTCTACTCATCCTCCTCATGACTCTTTTGATTCTCAACCATTCTATCCAAATACATCATTATCTTATCCGCCATTCTATCCAAATACATCATTAGCTTCTCCTCTAGGACATCCTGATCAATCTTATGGTTATATTTTTGTGGGTCAATCTAATTTTGGAAATCAGCAAGGGTTTAGATCTCAGTCTTCCAATATAGTTGACCGGTCATACAATGGTAATCAATACAAGaacaataacaacaattatAGAAATAACAGTGACTTTAAAGGAAGAGGGTACAACAATGGTACAATTACTACTCAGGAGGGTTAAGACAAGCACAAAATGGAAATGGATCATGGTCAGGCAACACTGAAATAAGAACAAATGTGGTAATTGAATGCCAAATTTGTAATAAGAGAGGTCATACAACTGCAAATTGCTTTCATAGGAACACAAATACATCTTCTGCTAGTTTGGTTGTTGAATGCCAAATCTGTGGCAAAAGAGGACACTCTGCACTCGATTGTTTCCATAAGGGAAATTATGCCTTTCAAGGTCAACAACCACCATCATCTTTATCTGCTATGAATGCACGACAAACAACTCAGTCTATTCCTCAAAATTCATGGATTGTGGATTTAGGTGCTTCACACGATATGATTGCAAATATTACTTCATTAAATCAAGTTGCTCCTTTTCAAGGTTCTGAGAACATAACCATTGGTAATGGCTCAAGTCTACCAATTCAGAATATTGGTTCTGCTACAATTAAAACCAATGATCATTCACTTATTCTCAGTAAAGTTCTTCATGTTCCAAATATTGCAAGAAGTCTTCTTTCAGTTAAGCAATTATGTGCTGATAATAAAAGTTGGTTTGTATGTGATGAATCTGAATTTTTTGTGCATGACAAGAAGACAATGGAGGTAATGTATCATGGAAAGAGTAAGCTCGAAGAGCCATTTCAAATCCCTGTGTTTGACAATTCAAGAGGGTTACAATCTACGACAAAGGATCCAGTTGCTTACTTGGGAAAAATGGTGAAGTCAAGTGTTTGGCATCAAAGGTTGGGGCAAATCTAtactaacttgactcaaaaactgaaaactaggctaaactaacacaaataagaactaagggggaggggggggtttggacgaattttgaactaaaacaactaaattgcagaaacaaagtgaatttggatgaaaattgggtGAAAGACTAGTtagaggattcttctccacacatgaaacatatgcacacaaatcgatttccagttattatttctataaaccatgaatgacaatgccccaaattaatcgtgaactgcacaaattaactcttagattttcctaagttcattgaattggacttagTGACGCAATCAAAtcattcttatcaagttccctatatgaacatcATGATAGAGAtgcatatcaaagatcattaaattctatgaaaatcataagcattgacaagacattcgtaactatgaactgcatgatactcttgccaggaatttacttaacacaatcatgactagtgacttttactacgtgtgaatataagttcataacgattaggtgaaattcccttatattttcctgcatgcaaactaaataGGCCTACTTAataacatacaagaataagttatctataaaacaaataagtaaatcacattcatgctttatgaaacaataactggaggaaatcgattcatataaaacatatgtccatggcttcgaattcacctctagctaaaacaagacttagccactcatgttcatagtaattgaaaagcaatataaaataaacattgaaactaagaaaggatagaaagaactctAGAAATCTCCAAGGCTTGATTGCAATTTGTGGCACAAGCTCTCCTTCTCCTAATTGCAGGTCACGGCACACTTGATTTCTCCTTTGAATGCTCCTCAAACCTGCGGCAAGGGCACGACATAACCCACTccatgaaggaaaaggactagGCGCGGCAGATTCCTGGGGGGAAAGGGATATGGTGGTTTGGCACAAtcttagggcttctagaactaGATAACAGGTGGTTTAATATGAAAAGGAGTCCCCCTTGCAGTTGGAAATtaggtaggataagattaggatatgataagataagataaaaaTTAGGTTGAGATAAAACAAgactggataagataagataatcttagtttggataatgtttcttctttttagctgattccttatcttccaagtcttgatttaatttctccagatttgtagcacattcctagcctccttaaacttcaaaaacgtccatccaaccTGTTTCATGcgtatgctatccattccaaatccaaaactgctccaaaatgctccaaattgccatttcttgtcacctttgccaattggacctaccaacacacgaaaatagcttaaaacactcttataaatAGAAACTAACTTGTAAATGCAAAAAAGTAagctaacaaagtcgcataaatatgcacctatcaaattcccccacacttaacttttgctagtcctcgagcaaaacaaaacaaaacataacctaaaccttcgaacaattgcctcagggatttccaatgaaacatgacatgttaaaaatcactactcatatagattttagctatccttaccctcgagcttATACTTAATCGCAGTAACCACTCACTAGCTCCCATTTAATCAATTGAAACaatattttgaatgtagtaacatgccttagagaattctcTCAATTGCTCACtagatatactctctattttcacaaaGATTTtttgactacactccctatactaagtATAAGTGAGatgattgatgtaaacatgtagactaacacttacatatgttataacaaagaaggcactttctggaattattaatataacatgtatatgatctcatgaacggaatgccactacttagaagcgagaaccaaggattccatatgctcgtaccaatttcaaactccacatattgaataaCATAATAATCAAGAtaaaagtctaagggttgtaatggggctaaggtattggctaacaaagaatggtcaaggataaacaaaggttcttaaagtgatagtaagcaaagtaatgaaatcaacacttagaattcaaTTTTTGATTGCAGCAtctaactttaaacacaaaggggagATTCATACAACTTTAGGGTCAGATTCacccttcttcaacaaccaatacttgtgagctcattctcacttattttgaattctttttctttcttttctacacactttccttttttttcttccttcttttccacatttttttccttctcgtgcccttctctttggcacacaaaacatACAACCTCATAGATTTCCAATGAaaaaccttcccccacacttgtttttctgcataaTGTTGATCGAAAAGAATTCCCAacaagtcatgcttcactattctttaagaacaaaggtatggatagtcctattctaggctaggtaaggacaATGCtagttaacaaagaaaataggcaaaATAAGGTTCAAAGGGATTAAACCTACAATACATATGCAAGggataaggctttttggctctggtacACTTCATCTTGTCTTTGTTATTcaatcaattttaagctttgaatgaaacgggcatgagttctagtatttggaactaaaatgatgaaaaagcattccaagtagcaaccaagcaaagaaataatgcgatCATGcgacgactttagaaaacaagaataccacaaattaataactctccaaacaaagtataggctcaagtctctcaaggttgtagcgttagtttaagttccttccttcaagcatgtgaattcgttaatgacaactacaaccaagtattaaccaaagagcatattccacccatgtttgtaactttctttaacagtcatgcaattaaaaaccaaatcatcatcattgtgttggaaggtaccctaagacgcaaacaaacaacaaaaacgACTCCTTTTGGtatttttctcaaaatttttgatttttttcaaaattttcgaattttaactttaaaacacaataagacacttaaaaacagtgagtAACAACATTAGAAGTGATAGGTGATGTAATTCAAAGATAAGTCATGAAAAGCAATTTGTTTACCCCCctccccacacttaaaccaaacattgtcctcaatgttgcaaaaataaaaccaaacaagaaagcaataaaagacAACTAGCAAACAAGACAATCatggaaaagtaaaaatagGAAAGAGAAGGGTAGAAGAGAGCAAATCTAGTTGTAGGAGCTGGAGAGTCCATCGTCTTTGTATtagaatacatgggttgcctcccaagaagtgcttgctttaacgtcttctagCTGGACAATACCTTCAATTAAGCTTCACTAGGGCcaacggcatggaggggtatatcctccacgacatgctcctcaaaacaCTCATAGTAAGGCTTGAAACGGtgtccattcactttgaattcatgtcccgtcttcaaactttgaatttagACTGCACCATAGGGAAATACATTAGTAGC
Proteins encoded in this region:
- the LOC126628692 gene encoding uncharacterized protein LOC126628692, which translates into the protein MNPHKTEDLFHHHFHHSHHDLGPPSHQIMESHPSISLPSDDVVLHDPVFPLPPEIDLFRSPSSSPSHSSDENDDVSNPNPKSDPKSQPIYISPEPHISSQFYTFNPESHSLMIRCILDARLATPAEIRAATPRPVLKSWRAVWKDRNEDTAYVTAWKRIQDKLAAHVDQNGNEFLCFKNNNQQFVSHINQWQDIVMSFHSDADLKHLGLKETIDRIKQVWTVGAKFYGIPESYIRVCVAACPVCSTDSSGLAGRGKRRRFEYTESFDVPAKEVPTRLQQLAAKHKVVLCIRQKYIRYKPFMAEVKDYACHRAGEPVAKKSKILKREPYASKRCGCGFRIRAIVPITNYNERDKTFVYQEEGVAVFKLYAVHSGHEPGPLDGNARIMHRVVGHKGGIFMDQDTVYGVSEELDNDGFGLFGKDEGDMQFLVMQQVQELRAEVGLLEEKIVKIPQELLSSVSRDLFDLVNKVRQVGEESSKPMDLLHDKTLAGDILVGDNDLAHWSDHHHERLYGDGKDADLIEDDEDSFGRTLGDGVPWEQLREDCRTPKDLIGDPCKPEKWLKCSEFDEKSMLDCEDTKLTKSLRHDEGIGADVGLVGIQVDSFYQANSKWFDSPCGLDPAADCGDNTFRNGEIV